The sequence CATGTCCGACCAGGCCATGAAAGATCTGATTAGCCTGCTTGCTGTTGAAGTGGATGGGGTTGAACAGGTCGTCCATCAAAAAATCCACAAGGAACCCTACGGCATTATCCTGGATTTGGATCTGTCCATCTATTATGGATCAAGCGCCCAGTCCGTGCTGGCGGAGGTCCAGGCAGCTGTCAGTTCAGGTGTCGAGCAATACACCGCCGTCAACGTTCTGGCCGCCAATGTGCGGGCCGTGCGTGTCACAAAAAACGATGGCAAAAAAGGCGTCCGTCAGAAAGGGTCGCGCGTCAGCCGGCCGTCACCTTCAAAAGAAAAGGGCGGGCTGGAATAGGCAGGCAGGGCGCCGGTCCGTATCTCATAAACTGCTTTCAGGCGTGCCCCCAATTCCCGGATGATCATGTAGCCGTTCGACGCGTAAAGCCTGGGGTCAGTGGCGTAACCCGACGCTGCAACCCCCAGCCGGTCCGCCAGGAAAAGCGCTCTTTGCAGGTGGAAACGCTGAGTCGCAATGATGGCGGTGTCGATCCGGAAAACATTTTTGGCCCGGAAGATGGTGTCATAGGTGTCAAGGCCGTAGTGGTCCATGAGGATGGCCTGATCGGGAATGCCCTGCTCGACAAGGTAGCGGTGCATGACCAGGGGTTCATTGTAATTGTCTTCCCTGTGATCACCTGAAACCAGGATGCGCTCGGAAAAACCCGCCCGGTATAGTTCGACTGCGCCGTCAAGCCGGTCCTGCAGCATGGGTGAGGGCCGCCTGTTGGCGATGACCGAGGCTCCCGGAACGATAATGCAATCGACCTTTGGCGGCAGCTGCTCCATGGTCCTGATCATGGCATTGCCGCTTAGGGTAATGGATAAATAAACATAGAAAATCGTTGATGAAAGAGCGAGCGCGAGCCCCAGAATCAAGGCAAAGCCCGCAAGCAGGAAGCGAATTAGCCGGTCAAACAGCCGGCCAAGGATTTTGGAGCGGTCTGTCATGGCCTTCATGTTAAAATAAGCAGGAAGCATTGTCCATTGAAATTGACTGAAAGAAGACGGATCCATTGCCATCTGATCGTTCAAAGCGGGCTGTTTACATGAAAAGGCGGACAGGGAAGCCTTTGCTTTTCCTGGCTGCGGCCCTTGCCGGAGTCCTCTTGATCGCCGCCTGTTCGCCACGGCCGCCGGCTGATCCTGACCCGGAACCGACCCCGGTGCCAACCAGGATGCCGGCTGCCGAACCAACAGAGGACGGCAATGCTGCGCATCAGTACCGGGGCCTTCCGGGCCTGCCGGACCAGAGGTTGACCATCGCTTTGGCCCAACCGGAAGATTGGAATCTCAACCCATTCAAGTCCGGCCGGCACCTGTTCCCGGTCGATCCCTGGGGCTATTACCAGCCTCTCTACCAGACCCTGCTTCAATATGACCCGGTTCTCATGGACTATGTACCGGTTCTGGCGGAAAAGGTGCGGTACGAGGCGGGTATCCTTTCCATCATTTTGCCTGAGGGCGGCCAATGGCAGGACGGCTTTCCCCTTACAAGCGAAGACGTCCTTTTTTCAATCCAAGCCAACCGGAAATACGGAACAGAGGCAGGGGAAGTCCTCAATGACCTGATTGCAGGCACAGACGGGACAGGCCGGTTTTCGCTTGAGATCCATCTTAACCGGGAAAAGGAAAATGCGGGCCTGCAGTGCATGGATGCGCTGACCCACCTCCTGATCCTGCCGGAACACCACTGGAAGACAGTTGTTTCACATGCCGGAACCTGGGAACAGCTGCAGGACCAGACCCTTCCACTAACAGGGTCA is a genomic window of Fastidiosipila sp. containing:
- a CDS encoding DUF218 domain-containing protein; protein product: MTDRSKILGRLFDRLIRFLLAGFALILGLALALSSTIFYVYLSITLSGNAMIRTMEQLPPKVDCIIVPGASVIANRRPSPMLQDRLDGAVELYRAGFSERILVSGDHREDNYNEPLVMHRYLVEQGIPDQAILMDHYGLDTYDTIFRAKNVFRIDTAIIATQRFHLQRALFLADRLGVAASGYATDPRLYASNGYMIIRELGARLKAVYEIRTGALPAYSSPPFSFEGDGRLTRDPF